One Chitinophagaceae bacterium C216 genomic window carries:
- the rsmH gene encoding Ribosomal RNA small subunit methyltransferase H, producing the protein MKSKKNKKESVSKQDFLSASQHGDVANGYHTPVLLNETIEGLHIKPDGVYVDCTFGGGGHSAAILARLNEHGRLYAFDQDADALKNVPDDPRVIFIQQNFRYIQRFLRLHNVEQVDGILADLGVSSHQFDEADRGFSIRFNAELDMRMDRRLPVTAFDILQKYTEAELHKLFERYGEVTNAKTLAKKIVTIRDVVSLKTVEGFKNALRDVVKGNPNKYFAQVFQALRIEVNEEMVVLQEMLEQSVGLLRKGGRIAVITFHSVEDRLVKRFLKEGTFEEREEHPFETVKREKVFQVITKKPIVATDEELRRNPRSRSAKLRVAERL; encoded by the coding sequence TTGAAAAGTAAAAAAAATAAAAAGGAATCTGTATCAAAACAAGATTTCTTATCGGCTTCTCAACATGGTGATGTGGCAAATGGATATCATACTCCTGTATTACTGAATGAGACTATAGAAGGGTTGCATATAAAACCGGATGGAGTGTATGTAGACTGTACGTTTGGTGGGGGTGGTCATTCGGCTGCTATTTTAGCTAGGTTGAATGAGCATGGACGATTGTATGCTTTTGATCAGGATGCTGATGCACTTAAAAATGTTCCGGATGATCCGCGGGTAATTTTTATTCAGCAAAACTTCAGGTATATCCAGCGCTTTCTACGCCTTCATAATGTAGAGCAAGTGGATGGAATTTTGGCTGATTTGGGTGTGAGTAGTCATCAGTTCGATGAAGCTGATCGTGGATTCAGTATCCGGTTTAATGCAGAGTTGGATATGCGGATGGATAGAAGGCTGCCTGTTACGGCATTCGACATTTTGCAGAAGTATACGGAGGCGGAGTTGCATAAGTTGTTCGAGCGATATGGTGAAGTGACCAATGCGAAAACGCTGGCTAAAAAGATTGTAACGATCAGAGATGTTGTGTCGCTTAAAACAGTTGAAGGTTTTAAGAATGCGCTCCGGGATGTGGTAAAGGGTAATCCTAATAAATATTTCGCGCAGGTGTTTCAGGCATTGCGTATTGAGGTGAATGAAGAGATGGTGGTGTTGCAGGAAATGTTGGAGCAATCGGTAGGCCTTCTTCGAAAAGGCGGGCGCATTGCGGTAATTACTTTTCATTCGGTTGAAGATAGATTGGTAAAACGATTTTTGAAAGAAGGGACATTTGAGGAGCGGGAAGAGCATCCATTTGAAACCGTAAAACGAGAAAAGGTTTTTCAGGTAATAACTAAAAAACCGATTGTGGCTACGGACGAGGAGTTGAGGCGTAATCCTCGCTCCAGAAGTGCTAAGCTGAGGGTTGCAGAGCGATTGTAA
- the ftsL gene encoding Cell division protein FtsL, whose product MSGKKEIKVRLDWKKWLNYQSIVKQVPFLFFLAFLAVLYIYNGHMADKTVRKINATAKEVKELQWEYKSLKSEVMFRSKPSQLSKALQPLGLSELNETPYVLKDSLESYVVDVH is encoded by the coding sequence ATGTCGGGAAAAAAAGAAATAAAGGTGAGATTGGATTGGAAGAAATGGCTGAACTATCAGTCGATAGTGAAGCAAGTGCCGTTTCTTTTCTTTCTGGCATTCCTAGCTGTGCTCTATATCTATAATGGTCATATGGCCGACAAAACGGTGCGAAAGATAAATGCCACTGCAAAAGAAGTAAAGGAGCTGCAGTGGGAATATAAAAGCCTTAAGAGTGAGGTGATGTTTCGCAGTAAGCCGAGCCAGTTATCAAAGGCCTTGCAGCCGCTGGGCTTAAGCGAGCTAAATGAAACTCCCTACGTGTTGAAGGATTCTCTTGAAAGTTACGTAGTGGATGTTCATTGA